The Penaeus vannamei isolate JL-2024 unplaced genomic scaffold, ASM4276789v1 unanchor5372, whole genome shotgun sequence genome has a window encoding:
- the LOC138861435 gene encoding netrin receptor DCC-like, which yields MGLEGQTMTFRVHGLTPATLYYYKMQARNVKGFGPLSGVGNFTTMVAGLDRATAVPPSPGWFLDQSSLIVLAVAGVGGALTVVGALVGLALYCRRNKPMPRHGNLSHRGGGKSGTGLGGGGLGGSGGGQPELKPPDLWIHHDHHLEMKNLDKGDERGGRDGRGGMSSPDRETAVDLT from the exons ATGGGTCTGGAAGGTCAAACGATGACCTTTCGCGTGCACGGCCTGACCCCTGCGACACTCTATTACTACAAGATGCAGGCGCGGAACGTCAAGGGCTTCGGCCCCTTGTCCGGGGTCGGCAATTTTACGACAATGGTGGCAG gcTTGGATCGGGCGACTGCCGTGCCCCCGTCCCCAGGGTGGTTCCTGGACCAGAGCAGTCTCATCGTGCTGGCCGTCGCTGGGGTAGGGGGGGCGTTGACGGTCGTTGGGGCCCTCGTAGGACTCGCGCTCTACTGCCGCAGGAACAAACCAATGCCCAGGCACGGAAATCT GTCGCATCGAGGGGGCGGCAAGTCGGGGACAGGCCTCGGGGGTGGCGGCCTAGGGGGATCAGGCGGGGGACAGCCGGAGCTCAAACCCCCCGACCTTTGgatccaccacgaccaccacctgGAGATGAAGAATCTCGacaaaggagacgagagaggaggaagagacggacggGGGGGCATGTCCTCACCCGATCGTGAGACGGCGGTGGATCTGACAG